The Coffea arabica cultivar ET-39 chromosome 4e, Coffea Arabica ET-39 HiFi, whole genome shotgun sequence genome includes a window with the following:
- the LOC140005641 gene encoding secreted RxLR effector protein 161-like: MYLMNSTRPDIAYSVSRLSRYTSSPGYDHWKALNRILRYLKFTSNYGLHYTKYPPVLEGFSDANWISDNTETKSISGYIFTLGGVVASWWSSEQTCIARSTMESEFVVLDKATEEAEWFRNFLENVPIWPKPVTAICIHCDSMAAQARAKNSAYNSKSRHIRCRHNTIRQLLSNRIISIQFIRSKANLADALTKGLPREQVKFLSREIGLKPINE, encoded by the coding sequence ATGTATCTCATGAACTCTACTAGACCTGATATTGCTTATTCAGTAAGCAGGCTAAGTAGATATACAAGTAGTCCAGGATATGACCATTGGAAAGCATTAAATAGAATACTAAGATATTTGAAGTTTACTTCAAATTATGGACTACACTATACGAAGTATCCTCCTGTTCTAGAAGGATTTAGTGATGCTAACTGGATTTCAGATAACACAGAAACCAAGTCGATTAGTGGATACATATTTACACTAGGTGGAGTAGTAGCATCATGGTGGTCCTCAGAACAAACTTGTATTGCACGTTCTACAATGGAATCAGAGTTTGTAGTATTGGATAAAGCTACTGAAGAAGCAGAATGGTTTAGAAACTTTCTAGAGAACGTTCCAATATGGCCAAAGCCTGTCACAGCCATTTGTATACATTGTGACAGTATGGCTGCTCAAGCTAGAGCTAAAAATAGTGCATATAATAGTAAATCAAGGCATATTAGGTGCAGACACAATACAATTAGACAATTGCTCTCGAATAGAATTATTTCCATTCAATTCATAAGATCAAAGGCAAATTTAGCGGATGCATTGACTAAAGGCCTACCAAGAGAGCAAGTCAAGTTCTTATCGAGGGAAATAGGTCTAAAGCCAATCAATGAGTAA